Proteins co-encoded in one Capsicum annuum cultivar UCD-10X-F1 chromosome 9, UCD10Xv1.1, whole genome shotgun sequence genomic window:
- the LOC107840950 gene encoding uncharacterized protein LOC107840950 — protein sequence MASKLQQLQSKACQASQFLSKHGTTYYKQLLEQNKQYIVEPPTVEKCNELSKQLLYTRLASIPGRYESFWKEVDAVKHIWRNRKELKVEDAGIVALFGLECFAWYCAGEIVGRGFTFTGYYV from the exons ATGGCATCCAAGCTTCAGCAATTGCAATCTAAGGCTTGTCAAGCTTCACAGTTTCTCTCTAAGCATGGTACCACCTACTACAAACAGCTGCTAGAGCAGAACAAACAGTATATTGTGGAGCCACCCACTGTCGAAAAATGTAATGAATTGTCCAAACAGTTGCTCTACACTCGTCTTGCCAG CATCCCCGGCCGTTATGAGTCATTTTGGAAGGAAGTCGACGCTGTCAAGCACATTTGGAGGAATAGAAAGGAATTGAAGGTTGAAGACGCAGGCATTGTTGCTTTGTTTGGCTTGGAGTGCTTTGCATGGTATTGCGCTGGTGAGATAGTAGGAAGAGGATTTACGTTCACTGGTTACTATGTCTGA
- the LOC107840949 gene encoding 60S ribosomal protein L31, translating to MVEKTKGRKEEVVSREYTINLHKRLHGCTFKKKAPTAIKEIRKFAQKAMGTKDVRVDVKLNKQIWSRGIRSVPRRVRVRIARKRNDDEDAKEELYSLVTVAEIPPEGLKGLGTKVIEDDE from the exons ATGGTGGAGAAAACTAAAGGAAGAAAAGAGGAAGTTGTTTCCAGGGAGTACACCATTAATCTCCACAAGCGTTTACATGGATG CACATTCAAGAAGAAGGCCCCTACGGCCATCAAGGAGATTAGGAAGTTTGCACAGAAGGCTATGGGCACAAAGGATGTCAGGGTTGATGTGAAGCTCAACAAGCAAATCTGGAGCAGGGGCATCCGAAGTGTTCCAAGGCGTGTCAGAGTTCGTATTGCTCGCAAGAGAAACGACGACGAGGACGCAAAGGAGGAGCTCTACTCTCTCGTCACAGTTGCAGAGATCCCACCCGAGGGATTAAAGGGTCTCGGTACCAAGGTCATCGAGGATGATGAGTAA
- the LOC107840948 gene encoding zinc protease PQQL-like isoform X1 translates to MDLLPAESSQILPKKHRFRSLKLVNENLDEVLSETPQGVEYGKLENGLTYYVRSNCKPKMRAALALAVKVGSVLEEEEERGVAHIVEHLAFSATEKYTNHDIVKFLESIGAEFGACQNAVTSADETVYELFVPVDKPELLSQAISVLAEFSSEVRVSPDDLEKERGAVMEEYRGTRNANGRMQDAHWVLMMEGSKYAERLPIGLEKVIRTVSPQIVKQFYKKWYHLQNMAVIAVGDFPDTQSVVELIKAHFGQKISAVDPPLIPYYSVPSHDEPRFSCLVESEAAGSAVMISCKMPVEELKTVKDYRELLTESMFFHALNQRFFKISRNKDPPFYSCSAAADILVRPVKAYIMTSSCKDKGTVEALESMLTEVARVRIHGFSEREISVVRALLMSEIESAYLERDQMQSTSLRDEFLQHFLRNEPVVGIEYEAQLQKTLLPHISASEVSKYSEKFQTSTSCVVKTIEPRASAAVDDLKAAVMKINSLEREKNLPPWDDENIPEEIVCVKPDPGHIIQQLEYSNIGATELILSNGMRVCYKCTDFLDDQVLFTGFSYGGLSELPENEYFSCSMGSTIAGEIGIFGYRPSVLMDMLAGKRAEVGTKLGAYMRTFSGDCSPSDLETALQLVYQLFTTTVEPGEEDVKIVMQMAEEAIRAQERDPYTAFANRVRELNYGNSYFFRPIKFSDLRKVNPYKACEYFNSCFKDPSTFTVVIVGNIDPSIACPLMLQYLGGIPKPTEPVLHFSRDDLKGLPFQFPTTITREVVRSPMVEAQCSVQLCFPVELKNENMMEDVHFVGFLSKLLETKIVQVLRFKYGQIYSAGVSVFLGGNKPSRVGNIRGDISINFSCDPDISSTLVDLALEEILHLQMEGPSNDDIMAVLEIEQRAHENGLQENYYWLDRILRSYQSRIYSGDVGNSFEVQDASRSKVRNILMPLTAQQALQRILPFPCKKQYTVVILMPQASRIKRLKLMMESVSKSYSRDAKILAGIAGVTVLSLSLWKYSRSTLRS, encoded by the exons ATGGATTTATTGCCGGCGGAATCATCACAAATACTACCGAAAAAGCACAGATTCCGTTCGTTAAAGCTTGTAAATGAGAATTTGGATGAAGTTTTATCGGAAACGCCACAAGGAGTTGAATACGGGAAGCTAGAAAATGGATTAACTTACTATGTTCGATCCAATTGCAAACCTAAAATGAGAGCTGCACTTGCACTTGCTGTTAAAGTTGG CTCAGTtttagaagaagaggaagaacGTGGAGTTGCTCACATAGTTGAGCATCTTGCTTTTAGTGCCACAGAGAAGTACACAAATCACGATATTGTCAAGTTTCTAGAGAGTATCGGCGCAGAATTTGGTGCTTGCCAGAATGCAGTGACGTCTGCCGATGAAACTGTTTATGAGCTATTTGTCCCTGTAGACAAACCTGAATTATTGTCTCAGGCGATCTCGGTGTTGGCTGAGTTCAGTTCAGAG GTCAGAGTGTCACCGGATGACTTGGAAAAGGAAAGAGGAGCAGTAATGGAAGAGTATAGAGGAACCAGGAATGCCAATGGAAGGATGCAGGATGCACACTGGGTTCTCATGATGGAAGGTTCAAAG TATGCTGAGCGGCTGCCTATTGGACTGGAAAAGGTGATCCGAACAGTTTCTCCTCAGATAGTAAAGCAATTTTACAAGAAGTGGTATCATTTGCAGAATATGGCCGTTATTGCTGTTGGGGACTTTCCCGATACGCAG AGTGTTGTTGAGTTGATAAAAGCACACTTTGGACAGAAGATCTCAGCAGTTGATCCTCCTCTTATACCATACTATTCGGTTCCATCACATGATGAGCCACGATTTTCATGCTTGGTGGAATCTGAGGCAGCTGGG TCAGCGGTGATGATCAGCTGCAAAATGCCCGTGGAAGAGCTCAAGACAGTGAAAGATTACCGGGAATTGCTCACTGAATCCATGTTTTTTCATGCTTTAAACCagagattttttaaaatatctcgTAACAAAGATCCTCCTTTTTATTCTTGCTCGGCTGCAGCAGATATCCTTGTTCGTCCAGTTAAGGCCTATATAATGACATCATCCTGTAAGGACAAGGGTACTGTTGAGGCCTTAGAATCAATGTTAACAGAG GTAGCTAGAGTAAGAATTCATGGCTTTTCTGAACGTGAAATATCTGTTGTTCGGGCTCTGCTGATGTCAGAGATTGAATCTGCATATTTGGAGCGAGATCAAATGCAATCAACCAGCTTACGTGATGAATTTTTGCAG CATTTTCTCCGGAATGAACCTGTTGTTGGGATTGAGTATGAGGCACAGCTTCAGAAAACTCTACTACCCC ACATATCAGCATCTGAGGTTTCCAAATACTCTGAGAAGTTTCAGACTTCGACTAGCTGCGTTGTAAAAACAATTGAGCCCCGAGCATCTGCTGCAGTGGATGATTTGAAAGCTGCTGTAATGAAGATTAATtctcttgaaagagaaaaaaaccTTCCTCCTTGGGATGATGAAAATATCCCAGAAGAGATTGTCTGTGTAAAACCAGATCCGGG GCATATAATACAGCAGCTTGAATATTCCAATATTGGAGCCACTGAGTTGATTTTATCGAATGGAATGCGAGTTTGCTATAAGTGTACTGACTTCCTTGATGACCAG GTTTTATTCACAGGGTTCTCATATGGGGGTTTGTCTGAACTCCCTGAGAATGAATACTTTTCATGTTCAATGGGGTCAACCATTGCTGGAGAAATTGGTATATTTGGTTATAGACCATCAGTACTCATGGATATGCTTGCTGGAAAAAGAGCTGAAGTTGGTACAAAACTTGGAGCATATATGAGAACTTTTTCTGGTGATTGTTCACCTTCAGACTTAGAAACTGCATTGCAG CTTGTATATCAACTTTTCACAACAACTGTTGAGCCTGGGGAAGAAGATGTAAAAATAGTGATGCAAATGGCCGAAGAAGCCATACGTGCTCAAGAGAGAGATCCTTACACTGCATTTGCGAATAGAGTGAGGGAGCTCAATTATGGGAACTCCTACTTCTTCAGG CCAATCAAATTTAGTGACCTTCGAAAAGTCAACCCATATAAAGCTTGCGAATATTTCAATAGTTGCTTCAAGGATCCCTCAACTTTTACAGTGGTGATTGTTGGGAATATTGACCCTTCTATAGCATGTCCATTGATGTTACAGTACTTG GGTGGAATTCCAAAGCCCACTGAACCAGTTCTACATTTCAGTCGTGATGACCTCAAAGGCTTGCCTTTTCAGTTCCCTACGACGATAACTAG AGAAGTTGTTCGAAGCCCAATGGTGGAAGCACAATGCTCAGTGCAGTTATGCTTTCCTGTCGAGTTAAAGAATGAAAACATG ATGGAAGACGTTCATTTTGTTGGATTTCTGAGCAAGCTTCTGGAAACAAAGATAGTACAGGTTCTCCGCTTCAAGTATGGACAG ATTTATTCTGCTGGAGTTTCTGTCTTTCTTGGCGGCAACAAACCTTCCAGAGTTGGCAATATCCGTGGAGATATTAGTATAAATTTCTCCTGTGATCCAGACATCTCATCGACGTTG GTTGATCTTGCTTTGGAGGAAATATTACATCTTCAAATGGAAGGACCTTCAAATGACGATATTATGGCCGTGCTAGAAATCGAGCAAAGAGCACATGAAAATGGGTTACAG GAGAATTACTATTGGCTTGATAGAATATTGCGAAGTTACCAGTCACGGATCTATTCTGGTGATGTTGGCAATTCTTTTGAG GTCCAAGATGCTTCACGTTCCAAAGTGAGAAACATCTTAATGCCATTAACTGCCCAACAAGCCTTGCAAAGAATTCTGCCGTTCCCTTGTAAAAAGCAGTATACCGTAGTAATTTTGATGCCTCAGGCATCTCGTATAAAAAGGTTGAAGTTAATGATGGAATCTGTATCCAAGAGTTACTCAAGAGATGCAAAG ATTTTGGCTGGAATTGCTGGTGTAACAGTTTTATCCCTCAGTTTATGGAAATACTCCCGAAGTACACTGAGATCGTAG
- the LOC107840948 gene encoding zinc protease PQQL-like isoform X2, whose translation MDLLPAESSQILPKKHRFRSLKLVNENLDEVLSETPQGVEYGKLENGLTYYVRSNCKPKMRAALALAVKVGSVLEEEEERGVAHIVEHLAFSATEKYTNHDIVKFLESIGAEFGACQNAVTSADETVYELFVPVDKPELLSQAISVLAEFSSEVRVSPDDLEKERGAVMEEYRGTRNANGRMQDAHWVLMMEGSKYAERLPIGLEKVIRTVSPQIVKQFYKKWYHLQNMAVIAVGDFPDTQSVVELIKAHFGQKISAVDPPLIPYYSVPSHDEPRFSCLVESEAAGSAVMISCKMPVEELKTVKDYRELLTESMFFHALNQRFFKISRNKDPPFYSCSAAADILVRPVKAYIMTSSCKDKGTVEALESMLTEVARVRIHGFSEREISVVRALLMSEIESAYLERDQMQSTSLRDEFLQHFLRNEPVVGIEYEAQLQKTLLPHISASEVSKYSEKFQTSTSCVVKTIEPRASAAVDDLKAAVMKINSLEREKNLPPWDDENIPEEIVCVKPDPGHIIQQLEYSNIGATELILSNGMRVCYKCTDFLDDQVLFTGFSYGGLSELPENEYFSCSMGSTIAGEIGIFGYRPSVLMDMLAGKRAEVGTKLGAYMRTFSGDCSPSDLETALQLVYQLFTTTVEPGEEDVKIVMQMAEEAIRAQERDPYTAFANRVRELNYGNSYFFRPIKFSDLRKVNPYKACEYFNSCFKDPSTFTVVIVGNIDPSIACPLMLQYLGGIPKPTEPVLHFSRDDLKGLPFQFPTTITREVVRSPMVEAQCSVQLCFPVELKNENMMEDVHFVGFLSKLLETKIVQVLRFKFILLEFLSFLAATNLPELAISVEILV comes from the exons ATGGATTTATTGCCGGCGGAATCATCACAAATACTACCGAAAAAGCACAGATTCCGTTCGTTAAAGCTTGTAAATGAGAATTTGGATGAAGTTTTATCGGAAACGCCACAAGGAGTTGAATACGGGAAGCTAGAAAATGGATTAACTTACTATGTTCGATCCAATTGCAAACCTAAAATGAGAGCTGCACTTGCACTTGCTGTTAAAGTTGG CTCAGTtttagaagaagaggaagaacGTGGAGTTGCTCACATAGTTGAGCATCTTGCTTTTAGTGCCACAGAGAAGTACACAAATCACGATATTGTCAAGTTTCTAGAGAGTATCGGCGCAGAATTTGGTGCTTGCCAGAATGCAGTGACGTCTGCCGATGAAACTGTTTATGAGCTATTTGTCCCTGTAGACAAACCTGAATTATTGTCTCAGGCGATCTCGGTGTTGGCTGAGTTCAGTTCAGAG GTCAGAGTGTCACCGGATGACTTGGAAAAGGAAAGAGGAGCAGTAATGGAAGAGTATAGAGGAACCAGGAATGCCAATGGAAGGATGCAGGATGCACACTGGGTTCTCATGATGGAAGGTTCAAAG TATGCTGAGCGGCTGCCTATTGGACTGGAAAAGGTGATCCGAACAGTTTCTCCTCAGATAGTAAAGCAATTTTACAAGAAGTGGTATCATTTGCAGAATATGGCCGTTATTGCTGTTGGGGACTTTCCCGATACGCAG AGTGTTGTTGAGTTGATAAAAGCACACTTTGGACAGAAGATCTCAGCAGTTGATCCTCCTCTTATACCATACTATTCGGTTCCATCACATGATGAGCCACGATTTTCATGCTTGGTGGAATCTGAGGCAGCTGGG TCAGCGGTGATGATCAGCTGCAAAATGCCCGTGGAAGAGCTCAAGACAGTGAAAGATTACCGGGAATTGCTCACTGAATCCATGTTTTTTCATGCTTTAAACCagagattttttaaaatatctcgTAACAAAGATCCTCCTTTTTATTCTTGCTCGGCTGCAGCAGATATCCTTGTTCGTCCAGTTAAGGCCTATATAATGACATCATCCTGTAAGGACAAGGGTACTGTTGAGGCCTTAGAATCAATGTTAACAGAG GTAGCTAGAGTAAGAATTCATGGCTTTTCTGAACGTGAAATATCTGTTGTTCGGGCTCTGCTGATGTCAGAGATTGAATCTGCATATTTGGAGCGAGATCAAATGCAATCAACCAGCTTACGTGATGAATTTTTGCAG CATTTTCTCCGGAATGAACCTGTTGTTGGGATTGAGTATGAGGCACAGCTTCAGAAAACTCTACTACCCC ACATATCAGCATCTGAGGTTTCCAAATACTCTGAGAAGTTTCAGACTTCGACTAGCTGCGTTGTAAAAACAATTGAGCCCCGAGCATCTGCTGCAGTGGATGATTTGAAAGCTGCTGTAATGAAGATTAATtctcttgaaagagaaaaaaaccTTCCTCCTTGGGATGATGAAAATATCCCAGAAGAGATTGTCTGTGTAAAACCAGATCCGGG GCATATAATACAGCAGCTTGAATATTCCAATATTGGAGCCACTGAGTTGATTTTATCGAATGGAATGCGAGTTTGCTATAAGTGTACTGACTTCCTTGATGACCAG GTTTTATTCACAGGGTTCTCATATGGGGGTTTGTCTGAACTCCCTGAGAATGAATACTTTTCATGTTCAATGGGGTCAACCATTGCTGGAGAAATTGGTATATTTGGTTATAGACCATCAGTACTCATGGATATGCTTGCTGGAAAAAGAGCTGAAGTTGGTACAAAACTTGGAGCATATATGAGAACTTTTTCTGGTGATTGTTCACCTTCAGACTTAGAAACTGCATTGCAG CTTGTATATCAACTTTTCACAACAACTGTTGAGCCTGGGGAAGAAGATGTAAAAATAGTGATGCAAATGGCCGAAGAAGCCATACGTGCTCAAGAGAGAGATCCTTACACTGCATTTGCGAATAGAGTGAGGGAGCTCAATTATGGGAACTCCTACTTCTTCAGG CCAATCAAATTTAGTGACCTTCGAAAAGTCAACCCATATAAAGCTTGCGAATATTTCAATAGTTGCTTCAAGGATCCCTCAACTTTTACAGTGGTGATTGTTGGGAATATTGACCCTTCTATAGCATGTCCATTGATGTTACAGTACTTG GGTGGAATTCCAAAGCCCACTGAACCAGTTCTACATTTCAGTCGTGATGACCTCAAAGGCTTGCCTTTTCAGTTCCCTACGACGATAACTAG AGAAGTTGTTCGAAGCCCAATGGTGGAAGCACAATGCTCAGTGCAGTTATGCTTTCCTGTCGAGTTAAAGAATGAAAACATG ATGGAAGACGTTCATTTTGTTGGATTTCTGAGCAAGCTTCTGGAAACAAAGATAGTACAGGTTCTCCGCTTCAA ATTTATTCTGCTGGAGTTTCTGTCTTTCTTGGCGGCAACAAACCTTCCAGAGTTGGCAATATCCGTGGAGATATTAGTATAA
- the LOC107840947 gene encoding 40S ribosomal protein S30: MGKVHGSLARAGKVRGQTPKVAKQDKKKKPRGRAHKRMQYTRRFVTAVVGFGKKRGPNSSEK; this comes from the exons ATGG GAAAGGTTCACGGATCACTTGCTCGTGCTGGTAAGGTGAGGGGACAGACCCCGAAGGTTGCAAAGCAGGATAAGAAGAAGAAGCCAAGAGGACGTGCTCACAAGCGTATGCAATACACTCGCAGATTCGTCACTGCTG TTGTTGGCTTTGGAAAGAAGAGAGGACCTAACTCTTCTGAGAAGTAG